The Coffea arabica cultivar ET-39 chromosome 6e, Coffea Arabica ET-39 HiFi, whole genome shotgun sequence genome contains the following window.
TGTCGAACAAAAAGCACCACTCTAGAAATCTACATTCATTGTTCATGAAATTTTTATGATTATGTTGAGTTCTATTTTTCTGAGGACAAAATGATTTACATGATGCGCTTTTGTTAACAATAAGGGGAGCTGATAAATATATTAATGTTTGGTTTCTTGTGGCTATGTTTAGCTTTGAGGGTTGAAATCCTAAATAAATATCTGTCAATATCTGCTTCCTATATTTGATTAGTCTTCTTTTGTCAAGAAAATTGTATAGCCTTCACTCTTGGACCTGCCTAAACAATGCAAAGCCAGCTTTATTGGTGTTGTTATGATTGAGGCAAGCAATCCTGGTTCATTGCTATGTTGGTGTTGTTTTCAGCGCATCCAGGAGGCCATTTTGTTTTGCTCCCTGCTGTGGCGTTGTTTGATCTGCTAAGAAAAGACTTTTTAGTTTCAGCTGCAGACACCAAAATGGACGTCAAGAGCGATTTGCAGCTCAAAAGTTCCATCATGCTGGTGCTGTGCTGCTCACCAATTCCACAATGATGGGAATTGACATCCGTCTAATCTAACAGATGGAGGAGAGTTGCTCAACCGTACACAAAAGGACACCTTGGAGGGGGCTTGATTTCAAAGAAACGAGACCGTTTCTTTACCCCTTCCTTGCCTGTGTCATTTCTTTACTGTTCTCATAATCGGCAGAAAGATGCATTATTCAAATCACTTCCCTTGCAATGGAATGCCTTTTTTTAAGCACAAACAGAAAGAAAATTCGATACTTCTTCAACAATGAAAGAGTGTAAACGAAATACAGTGCAGTATAGGATGAAGAAACACGTCCAGTCCAGTGCTGAGTGATAAATAACAACGATTGGTCTAAAGAAGCCAAGAAGGATATAAAACCTCACACAATGACACAATCAACCAGTTAATCATACTACTAATAGCCTGCGTTAAAATTTTTCGACTTTGCATACCCCTAAAAGTGACAATAAGGAGTGTTGAGATATGTCAACTTTTCCTACAGATTTTGCTAGATTATGTttgatatcaaaataatttagttattagaaaaataaggaTATTTGTTAACCAAAAATCATATTGGTTTGTTAACAAATATATTAGCTAAGATTTGCTAATAGAAAAAGATGatattttgttgagatttttaagATAATTGTTAGTTGAATATTTTGCTAGTTTATTTCATGTAATCACTATAAATAATGAGTTGATGAATGTAGAACACaaactcatttttcatcttTAATGCAAGTCTCTTATAAGCTTTTTTTGCAGCACTAAAGTGTTGTTTTTTAGTTTATGCCCCCAAAAAATCAACACTTAGGAAGCGGTGGACATCCCATGGAGCACACAAACACGCCTACAAGGGAAGGGACTATAATGCATAAGAGTTTTGTACGAAAACTCGCAGTTTCACAAGACAATACACTGAGGATAAAGAGTCTTTCTCCATTCTTGACAAACTTACATGATGCACCGCTATTGACTGCACCATGCCAGTACAACTTTATGCGGCAGCCAACAAATGTCTCTCACTCGAGCATTCCATTCTCTCGTTCTTCGTCTTGCACCTTTACTTTTCGCTTTCCTCCTTCACCGGTTTCTTTCAACGTCAGACCCGTACTAATGCTTCTTCACATTTTTTCAGCGTTAAGACAATGGCGCCTCTGTCCCATCATTCCCACTCTTCCGTTCATTCCACTCTTCTCCTAGTCAACTTACATCCAGAACGGAAGTTTTAACCGCTTTGATTTGTTTCTTTATCTTTCCATGTGTTTTACCACTTTTGGCCAACTCTCATCAGGTCAATGTCGAGTATGTCAAGTTTGCCTGATATGTTCCAAGGCTTAATGTACCCTGAACCACCAGACAAAGCCTTGACGGGTTGTTATTAACTAAACCAACTTACCAGTCTGCTTTATATTCTACAGAGAATTGCTGTCAGGGGAGGGAAGCAGGACCTAACAACCTTTCACTTCCCACGGCCTAAATTGTCCATGTagaatgccaaaaaaaaaacaaaagaacctGCACGACGAGAACAAGAAGTTGGACAGACTTCTTTTTCCTTCTGTACATTTGCCAGCAGCCAATTTGCATTACGACAATACTTAGATCTAGCATCCCGATTTCCTTGGTGCTGCTTGTCTCAGAATGATTGGTTCCTACACATTGTACACCTTTTTCCCTTTCCAAGTTTCCTTTTTGTCAGACCAACATTTCACCTTGAAGAATGTTGAATTTGCAGAGAGGGCAGGTTGCATTAATTCGCAGCCATCTGCGGATGCATCGGTAATGAAAATGGTGGTTGCAGGGGAGAGTGCACACCTCCACTCCATCCTCATAGCCATGAAGGCATATGCAGCATTCCTGCAATGGGTAAGTATTCAAACCAAAGCTCAGAGTTACGGTCATGATTAAAACATAAGGAATTAGTAGTAAGAAACATCAACAATTATGTTGTTCAGAAAAACAGCGGGTATGAGAAGGCTGAAGACTGGAATATATCGGAGTACTCAAACCCAGGTGACTTTCAACCTAAAATTGGGGGAAAAAAGCCATAAGAAATTGATTAAAGAGTTAAATACACAATTATCCAAAGTTAATtgctaagttatcaatttacgGCTGGCACATGTTAGCAAATATTAACTAAATTGACAAATAAAATGGTTACATAACACAGACGAATCTCAACCAAATTCATCTGCCAATTCAACTGTCAAAAAGAGGCACACTATTCCAACATACAAGGAATTAGAATACCATGCCAAAAGCCATCTTCAATCTGCAAATCATGATCAAATATTTCCAAAGTCTTACCATAAAGTCTATAATACATATGTTAGTAGATGATTTTCCAGTATAGTGAAATGGCACTTAAGAAGGGTGTTAAGCATGATTCCTGAACTACTAAAAGCTGAATACTGAAGAGTTGACTGACAATCACACCCCAAGAAAGAATGCCCACAAATCCAAAGCTTAGACCACTCAGTCAGTCAAATGTTAAATGATGCACACATCTATAACCAACTTGCAGAAGTCAAAAGCATAAGGAGGACTATATTACTTAATAGCATATAGTATATCAAACAAAGAGGTCAGTACCCAAATGcaaaataacataacaagcaaTTTAGCCTGTCCAACTTTTGCTTTTGCCAGTTGCTATATTCTCGGAAAGTAATTTTGTTAACTAGACACCAAAAAGATGCAACTGTAAAAGCTTTATCTCTGCATATGTAAAGACTAATCCAAGAAATTTAAAAGGCGACTTTCATGGTCCAAGTATACAAAACTAAGTTCTTCAAGTGCTGCACCGTCTTCTCCAAAACCCCAAACTTAGGAAACTCTGCaattttctgctgtataaaCTAGAATCCATAAataatttttgccaaaaaatgTGCAGCCAGGTCATCAACCAACTTGAGTGTTTGGAATATAAGCTTCGGTGGGGAATCCTATGAAATTCCTACCAATAGAGCAGAGGAGACATatcaaacttgattttgtacCAGTTCTGTTAATTGCAACCATACAGCTTATGCCATGAGGAAGCAGATATGTTAAGATTGCGAAAGCTTCAAACTGTTAGTGGCTCATTGTATTCATGCTCGGTTTTAAGCAGCAGACCAACTCTTGAGGTGGATAGAAAAAGGAGTGAGCTTAGCTTAAGGAGTTTCCTATCTGAACCTTTGAAAAGTGCTCTTCCAGTGGATATCTCCCTTCAAAAACAACAAACTTGGAGCTGTACACGCTAGACAATGGATTACATAGCATTCTAGATGCAATATCAGGAATAATCACTTCTTTGACTCAACTGATGAGTTATGAGGAATCTGACTTTAATAATTTGCTTCTGAAATATAGACAGGGAAAAGGATAGGTTTAAGCAAGGGAGAAAGCCATTCTTCAGTGTACTGTTGTATTAGAGGTCAAACATTTCAcagtgaaaaaaaaacaaagaaaatttgaaaagcaaaatatacaaaaaatctaCTCTCACTCTCTCAGTCTCCTTGATTTCTGACGGCGTATaacaaaaagaacaaaaacaatATTAATTGTCTTCCGATATACCCTTTATATGTGgaaaacaagaaatttgaatgTTCTTAAGAGCCTCTTTTAACTTGCTCATTGTTTTCCAAGTTCGCAAAGGAGTGAAAGGAGCGAAAGAGAAGTTAACAGATAAATGGGAAAGAAACAAGTCCATTTCAGTAAATAGATAGAGGATGTTGTAGATGCTTACAGAATCCTCCAAACTGAGGGCAAGCTCAGGGATGTTGCCGCTGCCCAGGTGAGCTAGTAAAGCAGCTTCTTCTCGCTTTCTACAAGAATTGATAGTCCCTGCAGCATTAGGAAGGCAATATCTATACTTGGGAAGAGTCCTTATATCATTTTCAGAAGCTCCTTCCCCAACTGTCATAGCATGTGCAACCCTTGCCAATATTGGGAAGCAACATGCCAGcaatacaaaaaaaatgaacGCCATTGCAATGCAAAATATCATGAAGAATACATCGAAAGCCAGAAAAACCACTGATAACCTGCAGCAGTTATATATGCTTCAGTTAGGGCCCCCTTTTACAAGTGCAGACTAACTGTCATGTTTGTTTGCACAGAAAAATATTATTCACAGAAAACCTAAATAGATTGTACTAAAATTTTTGCAGAATTTTCACTCCCTAGACATAAATGACATCCTCGTTCCGTTTGTTTccaaaaatttggaaatttgattATATTTGATCTCATTTCTCTTTCTGGTTATGCATCAAAACTGATTATAAATGGAGAATGCaagaacttttcaaatttctcaggCATACATTTACTGAAgaaaaacgaaaaacaagacAATAAAGATGTTAAAAGAATTTGAAGGAGCAATTTATGTAGGGAGGATAGTCACTGGGGCCTCCAATCCAGAAGGGTTACCAGAGCAACTACAAAGATACTCTTAATGAAGGCTACATTTCTTGGTTCTTTCTTTGCCTGTTGGCTAAGAAATTTAATATTTCATATATCGGGCTACATTTGAAGCCTCAAGATGAATTTGACTCCATAAATCAGAGGACATATAGCACCCACGGAACCATCTTTGTCCAACAACTACCCTTCAACATGTTGCAAGAAATTGTCAATTGATCATGGAGCTTCTTGCAAAGGATAACAAATTTTAGAGCCTTTTCAGGGGAGGGGTGGTTTGAGGGATCATAATTGGAATACAATGCATATGATGGAGCTCCAAGTTCTCTAATAAGCTAAACTTCCATATCCTACCACTTCACCAAAAGCAGCTTTcatattctttttcaaaaataatccAATTGGATCTAAATAAGTAATAAGATTTTCTGAAACCTTCAAATAAGATTCATACCAGTAGAGACGGGGCGAATCTTGCAAAAGTGCCTTTCCACCCATATATATCCAATAGAATCCAAACACCCACCAGACGGATGAAATAACTGTGTTGATAGACTCCAGCCTCTTGACAAAACTACAAAAGAGAATAAGATTGTAGCGTAAGAAGTAATATCTTTTGTTTATATGCTGAGGACTTCATCATTGTAAAAATAAATTCACTTTAAGCTGCCCATTTCCCTAATGGAAAGACAAgcaaaaggaagaaaggaaagttGATTAAGTTTTGTTTCATTAACCTTCGAACCATTAAGCCGAATTATGCATGCTGCAGACCAAAAGTGGTAAATCCTACTATGGCCTATTAAAGTTGAACATTTAGACTAATATACCATTGAATCAAGTTTACAGGGAGCTGAAATATCTCCTGTACTAGTTTGGAGCTTATACAAACAAGAAGGAAAGGCCATGTTCCAGTCAAACTTTGAACAAGGACAAAAGTACAGGCAAAGGAGCAGCCATGGAGCTTGCATATCCCGCTGTGGAAAATTTACTATGATTTCCAAATAGATGTTATTCTAAAACATTTAAGGTACCAAATCAACAGCCAAAAaagattcttttattttgtgtaTACATTTCAGCTCTTCTTCTTTGACTAGTATCTGACTACCTTTATACCTTCCTTTATCTTTCTTGTTGCCCTATTGAATTGGGGGTCAGATACCTAAATCAGAAACTTACCCCAAATGGGTTGGAATGAATCAATTAGGGGGTAAGGAATCACAGAAACAAGAATTTAGTAAGAGCAAGAGTTCCTAAAACACGAGAAAGAGAAGAAGCATCATACCCTCGGCGACAAAGGAGAGAAAATGGATGAAAGGCATGGAAATGATGAATGTAAAAATGGCTGCTTTGAGAGTGAAGCCAAACAAAGCCCACATGCAAGAGGCACTGCAGAGCATAGCCACCAATCCAAAGCCTTAAAGGGGTGGTGGGTCTCTCGGTGACGGTAGTCAAAAGCACAAAGGCAGCCACCAACACAAACCCCAAGTTCCATATCAAATCAAGAATCACGAAGGGCCTCGAGAATGGACATTCTTGGCCTACTGGGAGTGATGGGCCACGGCCACGGTCATCCTCGTTCTCctccctctcctcctcctcctcatcatcatcatcatcgtaATCATTGAAGAAAATCCTGTGGTGGTTCAAGGTGGCGGAGGTCAGTCTGGAGAATATGGTGGCTATATTGGTGGGGGCCCTTGTGTTATTGTTGGAGCTGCTGGTGCTGCTGCTGTGGCCATTCTGAAGAAGAAGCAAGCCTTGCTGCTGGTTCTCCAGGTCCATTTATAGGGATGATAAAATTCCGGTAGCTGCAATCTACTATTTTGCCCGATGAGAGAGAGCTGGTGCGGTCGGTGGCGGTGGtggagttttgttttgttttgttttgagaGATACGGTTACAGTAGCAGTCGAGCAAAGATATGGTATGTTGGTCGACTCTGCTGCACTGTGGGAAGTGGGGGCCTACTGAGGACTGAGGATTGAGGAGAGACAATCAATCATCCATCCGTGCAATTGCTCTTGGGAGTATTATTTATACACACACTCAAATCCCTTTGTAATACACTAATACTACTATCTATCTACGTCTGCTATTCCttcaatacttttttttttcgtcaATTGATACCATCTACGTCTACTTTTACTCTAATATATATCAGCGAGTGATTCTGAGAAATCGACGGAAATTAAACTACCATCAAATTATACAGTCCAGTGATATTAGACATCTTCTAAAATTAGTAAGTTTTGGCCAAAAAAGAATAACTTTTGTCGTCATAATTAGTgtgtttttcaattttatcaaatacacTGCTACTATCACCATCTATGGAAAATACATTTTATCCATTCATTCAATCTTAAAAAGGGTTATAAGTACAAagtattttaaatttctttcctGGAATAGAAATAATTAATCTAAATTAGATAAGATGTATAGATGGTCGAATCTTTATACAGGGAGAAAAAGTAATTACAGTGCATGCACCTATAAATATTTGCAGTAGTAATTTGTATGCATGTACCAGTTGCTGCAAACGATTATGCCACTCTATTAGTATTAGAGAGGATGCATCCATAACATATTCATGTGCTTTCGCTTCAATCCAATGACTACAATTATTACATAACAAATGTACATAACTCCATGTATAGTTatgtacatatatgtatatatatacacatatattttATGGCCGGTGATCATTTTCATAGGCAGACTCGAGTATTGATGGATATCCAAAAAggataaaaacaataaaattgatgatatctctttttctttttcttttttagtctTTCCGATTCTCTCTTCTAGGGTTgtgcatcgaattcgaattcagtAATTCGaaagtttaaatttgaaatttttcggAATTTT
Protein-coding sequences here:
- the LOC113696653 gene encoding E3 ubiquitin-protein ligase At4g11680 — encoded protein: MDLENQQQGLLLLQNGHSSSTSSSNNNTRAPTNIATIFSRLTSATLNHHRIFFNDYDDDDDEEEEEREENEDDRGRGPSLPVGQECPFSRPFVILDLIWNLGFVLVAAFVLLTTVTERPTTPLRLWIGGYALQCLLHVGFVWLHSQSSHFYIHHFHAFHPFSLLCRRGFVKRLESINTVISSVWWVFGFYWIYMGGKALLQDSPRLYWLSVVFLAFDVFFMIFCIAMAFIFFVLLACCFPILARVAHAMTVGEGASENDIRTLPKYRYCLPNAAGTINSCRKREEAALLAHLGSGNIPELALSLEDSECCICLHGYEDGVEVCTLPCNHHFHYRCIRRWLRINATCPLCKFNILQGEMLV